The Ipomoea triloba cultivar NCNSP0323 chromosome 14, ASM357664v1 region catctagcatttttagcccattTATAAccagtaacccatctaatttgttgacatggaaaaataaaataataaaaaatgatgacttgttatttatatggatgttttggatgattttaccctatttcattaatgaagaaaatgatttcttgcaatgaaatagggtacaaatcaaagttgttatataatgttttaattacagtgtactgcacGACTGTATATGTATAGTGGGATATTCAAagttgttcggcaatgaaattccatgaaaatcgatatattaaaattaaatataataacttattaagatattatattgggtaaattttattattttttaaaaaataatttaatttttatatatcaattttcattgaatttcattgtcgaacgacactgaataccccgctatacatatacagtacacCGCGCTATACaatacacagtacactgtagttgaaactttatatagcaactttgatttctgccgtatttctttccaagaaatcatacaaaaatacaatatcttaagttattcaattatccaaaaatccaaaaatattaatttatttttaaaataaaataaaatttacccaatacaatataacttaagttattataaaaataatttaatttttcatatatcgatttctatgaaatctcattgtcggacgatagtgaataccccgctatacatacactcaagtagttaaaactttatataacaatttttatttataccctatttcattgcaagaaattatttttttcattaatgaaatatggtagaaatcatccaaaacatccatataaataacatgtcatcattttttctaattttatttttccatgtcatcaaattagatgggttacttgttagaaataggctaaaaatgctagatgaaaaataattaggagtataatgacctagatggaccatattttaattcatggtgctaaatgaacaatcaatgatagtacatgggcttatttgacccttttgccttgATATTTTTCCTATGAATTATTTATGTACCCTATTTGTTCatttaattattgaaaaaaatgttaaataggtcATTAAACTGTTGCTATtcgtgcaattagaccatcgaataaaaaaaagtatacaattaaacaatttaatgtTATCAAAAGGGTGCAATTGGCATTCGTAAACAACATATTTTTAATCACAATTTTTTATGACATGTTCctacaaaataaaatacttttattttaaatttctttaaaaaaattaatataataataataataataggagaCTGTTGCCTCCCCCGCCAAACGAGGAGGCAAGACTGTCTCCACTGTAATTATAGATGGAGGAGGCAAGGCTGCCTCTTGTAATTATGGATGGAGGAGGCCCTCCTCCTCCGTATTCCATCTTTCTTtattctcacttttttttttccctaaataaTACTCCattcgtctcattttatgtgtctggttcgattaacgaggtttgactgaagttatttccaatccaatttttcataatattaagtttaatattaatatacaaaatttatatatttagaaactacctaaaagtactattaaacacaaaaaatcaaatttaaaaataagtaaaaaatactaaagcaaataaacaaagaaaaacgagttagtttgaccaatgaatagtaagtaggacagataaaatgggacagattgAGTAATCAATAAAGGAAAAAGATGCCATGCCTCCTCCTCATATTTATGCAGAACATGTGGCAATTGTCTCCTTCTTCGTCGACCTTGATGGAGGAGGAAGCATGGTTGCACCTTCTCTATAGATCTGGTGGAGGAGGAGGCAAAGTTGCCTCTTCCATCCATCGGCAACTTGAACGGATGAGACTACCCCCTCCTTCGTTTGTCGACGACCTAGACAAGGGAGGATGTTGCCTCATCCGTCCAcgttagattaaaaaaaaagattttattgATTTTACCTACTATAAATGTTACTTGCACAAATTTATATAGTTAGATGATTTAAttgcaaactttttttttttatttgggggTCAAATTGCACTAATAGtaaaagtttgatggcatatttgacgcttttcctttgttgttttaaaagtggtaatttttgttgatgaccttgtggtttagtagAATGAAGTGAGTCTCTCATATGGGAGATCATGAGTTTGAGTACTacattgtaagttgtaacagagttaatagtactaaaaaaagaagTGGTGATTTTTCTCCTTCCATATTAAATAGGTTTTTAGGGTGTTACAAAATAAAGGTAAAATATgtatttcaattcaattccattctctaacaaattattacttatatgtgaaaatattaacaaatttaaaacctaaacacaaatttagtaataataagcTGATTATGTTTAAATCTCAATTATGTTACTAAATTAGGTTaacattataataattatatttgtaaattgtttttttttcgcGTTTGCATTCATTATGATttcatatataagtaataatttgtcaGAGAATAAAAACACatgaaatatctattttgtcattattttaacaattcaaaaatatatgtaaCGGGGAAAGTACAATTGacactttttaaaatactagttttatacgcgcattgcgcgaatgagttaatgcccaatgtttatatttaaataaatatttgaaagtatatcaatgcaagattacataggagaagtttatacatggataattgaatgtcgaatttttttatttaaatatctaactcaaagtatatgaatccaagataatatagaaacttcattataattattactaaaataaatgtttgcaaccttgtaaaaccgatagtctaaatatttggtctaaaaatgatagtctaaataaatattacttttcatttgaatttttctaagtgttcttaattctcttttgagtaacattgtcattgtcttcatctttactatttgttctcttcctttttgttggtagtgtgttatttgcaattcggttattgttggtagcatagatgacaacgtcatgcaatgagattatgatataggagatatggactttcctttaggtgttctgtttggggttcatttggttcaaccattattgttaaatgagttattgtggataaagaaattcatagtttaagaaaaaagattaaataaattaataaaaatttgaaaatttaaaatattatatattctaaagatattaaaaaggtagtttctcgcttcaatttgctgggtaatgagttatttgagtaaTTTCATTGTcaaacaaatcccccaagtagttaatatgattggtttcaaactattcttttttaattttttttttcattgtattaaagaaatacatatgtatcattttttggtgtaactactaatttatttaattcaataagagtaaaatagagcgattttgcttcaatttgttgggttatttgagtactctctttgtcaaccaatccccaagtagttaatataattagcttcaaattattttaaattttttttcatagtattaataaaatacttggtaaataaatatataacattagtttgtactataactttgatatttaattacaagatattgtaaaaataagacaatggacaatataatgaatatcaattgataaatttgaatgtaaagaatatttgcatgagagaaaataaagacaatataactaatgaaattatttctcttatttaatttaattttttgatagtgaataatttttttaaataaaggtattgtagacacataattctaaattaaaaaaatacatatgtatcattttttgttgtagctactaatttatttaatttaataagagtaaatagattgagaaacttaattatgtcaaatttgattgagatgaggttcgaacctaagacatttcttataagaattaatgggtaagttaaaagttaacggaatattaatggagaagagaatatttaacggaaaacttaacggataatcataaaagtaaggttaaattaggtaatctctatgaataatattaatccgaattatcttaaccatctatttgattaaataattcatctgaaccatccatttgattaaataatttgaccgccattttttctacccattttagccctaactctctttggctcttattagtatagtagatttgaGAGATAAATATgtatacattaataattgagaGAAAGAAAATGGTATAAGTatataattaaggaaagaagaagaagaagatattttcccttgtTTTAATTACCGATTTAATGGTATTTGAGTCTTGAAAATTCTGCAGGATTATacttttgaatttatataacaaaattgtgaatataaagttaaaaattatgaatatatagttctaaaattgtgaacataaaattttaaaatttgaacatAGACTTTGATCCGCCTTGCAacgtggacccgagtccatggcataacaactcaAACAATATGTACAGGCCTAAAGGTGTGTATATGTGTTATATTTGATAATCTTATTGAGTACAAAACATTTGGAAAGTTTATATGAAGATAGAGCATTCTATGCTATTATtagcattttaaaaatattttacaaaactAAATCTATTACATTGTATCAAACAATTCTTACACGTTCATTAGTGAGATATATACTATTGATGGGGATATGGGTACCCGGGGGCCCATTTCATCTGGAAGGTCTTGGCCCCAAGCGAGGTGTCTATTTGTATTGCTAAGATGCTGGCCCAACAAGAATACTGGAAGACTATTGGGCTATGGAAATAAAGAAGTGTGTCCAGCATGTACGGTGCGCCCTCGCGCACCCTACCTACACCCCCATCTCTAGGGTACTGCATGGGGGGTGCCGCTGACCTGGGTGGCCACGTCGGTTGGGGAGCTGGCCCCGGGCGGCTGAGGCGTGCCTCACGCCCCTAGTATGGCGTCGAGCGTGCCACTCACGCCCCCTCTTCTTGAGGTAGGGAGCTGTGGTGCATTGCTGTGTGTAGAGTGGTGCGGTATGGCATGACATTAAGGGGGTTGGTAATTGGACCTGCCGGCTAGTGTATGGCTAGCAAGATTAGTCCATCGGACTCCCCATGAAGTAGCGTGGCTAGCAGGGTCCAAGTATCCACTGAAGTACCAATGGCACCCCCACTGGCAGGGGTGGTAGTTTGGGTTGGTGCAGGTTCGAGGTCGTGGCATGGAGATATGGAAGGGGTAGTGATTGGACCCTATTGGATGACACATGACCAACAAGGTGAGCCCACTGATCTCTCCGTGGCATGGTGTGGCTAGAGGGGACCATGCACCCCAGCGCACCCCCCTATCGCGGGGGTTGGTAGTATGGGGAAAGGAGGGGTGGTATTGATGGTGGGTGAGAAGGTGAAGACGTGGGTAAAGAAACCAGGGCATGTAGGGACACGTGGAGGATAGATAGGGAAGGTCATCCGATGACGTACACTTGTCAACAATCCAGAAGAGCCTCTACACTATATAAGGCACCCTTCCCTCCCTTTAAGACATGACCTCGGGAATCACTTAATCCCCCCTAGTCCAGTGGTATGGGTTCCTAACCTTCAACCTATATACCAGGGTTTGATTCCTAGTAGTTATAGTATTATTCTTAGTCCATTCCCTAGGCTATAGCTtgtactatttatttattatttgggccgCAATTCTCGGCCAATATCTCGGGCTTTGTACGTACTATCTTGGGCTTAGCGCGCCGTATATTAATACTACTATTTTCCTACCTCCGTTCTGTACCTTTATACccccggtttatggtggacccggtcACAATAAAAccatcaactatatatatagatgttaaATATCCGTAGtttaatttatcatattttagCTATcactttattaaataaaatttaatattaaataaataaaataattgtgtagatcaataaaatttaaaaaatacaaacacaGTTAATAGCGAATTTAGAAAAGTTCTTTTAGTATATACAActattaattgaaaaacatgTCAAGAGATTATGGTTTTTATTAGtatgtttctttttttaataggcaataaaaatattttaaaaaattactttattacaaaattatagattatataatgatttcatcaaaatttaattatccaatatataagtattaaaaaaattaaaatacatgtgAAGATGATATATGTGATTAAATTAAGTTTGAGTATCGAATCATAATCAAGtcaaaaatattgttattaataaaacaaatataataatatattaacacaaataagcCAAGGGCCTTGTGGTCgggtggcatcaaacccttccctttatacggcaatattgactcttgtgcttcaataggttgagaaagtagttatgaatagatactgcattgtaatagagttaatagtattcaaaaaaaatattaacataaataattataattatatatattggtgtTGGTGAGCACAAAGAAATTAAGAATACAAATTTCAACTATCACGGGCGGCCAGCCAGATTGTGAAATAAGGTTTAGTAAAAAAGTGAcaactcaaaagtcaaaatcataaaatcctaactaaaaaaaacattatcttgttctaaaaagaaaaatttacctATTTATCTCAGTTAGTTATGCCATGGATCCGattccacattgcaaggtgaactctgtgtctatgttcacaatttcataattccatgttcacaatttcataattcatgttcacaatttcatagctccacgttcacaattttataactctatattcaacactatcaaaattttatgttcaacagtataacacaatttttgaatttatataacaaaattgagaatttagagttcaaaagttataaatattaagtaatataattttgtataacgagatctaaaattataaatatggagttttaaatttgtgaacatagaccaaggtccacattgcaaggtagacccgggtccatagcataattttccTATCTATTTAAACTGGGCCGGTATGTAATCCAATAGGCTGGGAAGTCCAGATATTCGAGCCCGTCAAATAGAGAGCTGATGTTAAACTCAATCGTGACCGTAGATTTAATGGCCATTGAAACACTAGGGTTTAGTAGCTATTTGAGCTCCCATCGCAGCTCTTCTCACTCTCCTTTTTATCCCTCTTCTACTTCCCTCCCGACAACCACTCGGCGGCGGAGTCTATCGGAGCTCTAACAATGGTTAGATTTACACTGCTTATTTCCTTTTTTCATTTTGCGGTTCCTGTAAATGTTATTGTAGTGTGTTATTGACGTTGATTCAATGTATGATTGTTGAGAAGTTGAATAACAAAGGATAAAAAACAATTGGTTTTAAGAGTTATTAGTATCATTTTGTAATCTGAATTCGTGAAATTTCTATAGGCTCAAACTTTCATTCTGTTGTTAATATTGAGCTTGTTTTTGCTTGCATATAACTTCTTACATgatataatatttgattgattgaACTTGTTATCCCAACCTTCTTTAGCTGATGTGTTGATAGCTTAAGCTGTGAAGTAGTGTTTaattgataagttgataaatttTGTTGTAGATTTCTATGTTACTGGTGGTTTTTCTGATGATAAATTTATATATCAGGCTCTAATGCTCTATACGTGATGTTAATTGAGCAAATATGCGTACTTAGGACCTTCAATTTATTTGTGATTTTAAATATCAACTTTGTTTCTTAGTTGAATCCATATCATCTGTTTAAATGTAAGAGAATCTTAGTTAGCATTCAGCAAAACCTTAAATATATGTTTCAGATTTTggttttatgttattttttgttgaggtggattttatttatttatgaagcTCTACTTACCCAGAGCATTTTTGACATCTAGTGTAGGAATTTTTACACTTCATATGTGAGGAAATTTCAGATAATTTTTTGCATTACATTTAGTCTAGGCATGTAGCACGCTTATATGTATGTCATGTGCTCAACATTGTTGAACTTCACAGGCCTTCATCAAAGTCCAGAAGACAAGAGCTTACTTCAAGCGATTCCAGGTCAAGTTCAAGAGAAGAAGAGGTACAATTTGATCTTGTTAATGCTGTTCATCTTCTTCCATGATTATTTTTTCAAATCACTCATGTTTTTGTTCTTGTGCAGAGGGCAAGACCGACTATCGTGCTAGGAATAGGCTGATCAATCAGGACAAGAACAAGTACAACACTCCGAAATACAGATTTGTTGTCCGATTTGTATCCCAAtgcaatttttgttttatttatgtaACATCGTTAACATCCATTGAGTGTCTCTTTTTACTTTACCATTTTTTGTTTGTGCTATTGCTTTTTCTATATTGAATGGTTTTCTTGTGTGTATCCACAcatttcttaaatatttttctaacttttttatttacatttctCTTGCTTTATGTGGGGTGGCTTACTGGTTAGTGTGGTAATGCGAGACTTCGGGAATAATTGTGCTGCGTTTTACATTCTTAATTACCTTAACCCGTACATAGACCAACAAGGATATAATTGCACAAATTGTATCTGCGAGTATTGCCGGTGACATGATTCTTGCTTCTGCTTATGCCCATGAACTGCCTCGTTATGGCCTTGAGGTTGGCCTCACAAATTATGCTGCAGGTAACTGTGGCAGCCTTTTTGTAAATGTTTTAcgtttttcctttaattttcaaatgTTCGGTTCTAATCTTTGTACTTGTGAATGTAGCTTACTGCACTGGACTTCTCTTGGCTCGGCGACTTCTCCAAAAGCTTGAAATGGCTGAAGAGTATGAAGGAAATGTTGAGGTGAATTGTTAATTGCATGCCTGGATTGCTCCTGAGtaattttctgtttttttttaatgttgaaaTTTTAACTATTATTCTGTATAGGCCACTGGAGAGGATTATTCTGTTGAACCTGGTGAAAGCAGGATGCCTTTCCGTGCTCTTTTGGATGTTGGTCTAATTCGAACTACCACTGGGAATCGTGTTTTTGGTGCTCTTAAGGTAATATATTTGTCTCTTAAAACCATGCTTTTAATGTCCTGTTTACATTTAGCATGCACTCCTTTTGTCCCATTTTTTGTGTCTGGTTCGATTAACAGGtttaactgaagttatttttaattcaatttttcataatattaagtttagtattagtatacaaaatttatatatttagaaattacactaaaagtactattgaatacaaaaaattaaatttaaaaataagtaaaaaatactaaagaaaataaacaaagaaagaagtgttggtttgaccaatgaatagtaagtaggacagatgaaatgggatggagggagtATAACTTGGGTTTCACCATAACTTGTTCAATGAAAAGTACTattgaatacaaaaaattaaatttaaaaataagtaaaagtactattgaatacaaaaaattaaatttaaaaataagtaaaaaatactaaagaaaataaacaaagaaagaagtgttaagtaaaaaatactaaagaaaataaacaaagaaagaagtgttggtttgaccaatgaatagtaagtaggacagatgaaatgggatggagggagtATATCTTGGGTTTCACCATAACTTGTTCAATGGCTCCCTTTTTTTACCGCCACTTTTGTACTCTACCTGGAAATCTTATATTAGCTTTTGTAGAGCATTTTTTTAATGCGGTATACAATGTCTTTTTGTTTTCCTTGTGCCTTGTGAATGGATTAATTTGTAGTTTAGTGTAAGTACTGATTCTGAATCAGTGACTTTGATGGTTTCAAAGTCGGGATTTATGTTATTGGATTTATATTTAGTGTAATGTGGTGGATGTTTAATACTCTATTTATTTCAGGGCGCACTAGATGGTGGAATTGACATTCCTCACAGTGACAAGAGGTTTGCTGGATTCAGCAAGGATTCCAAACAACTTGATGCTGAGGTTCACCGCAAGTACATCTATGGAGGCCATGTTGCTGCATACATGAGGGTGAgttgaaatataattttatccgatgagcgcctagcgattttttcagtTATAGCTTATAAGATCTTTCTTGGATCAGTTATGGTTAGCATTTTAAGCTGAGAAATTCATTGTTTATCTAAGGCATGTAGTTGCTTTTATTAGCATTTCAACCTTCTTCAGTgtttctcttttcatttttgGGCATGCAGAATCTGATTGAAGATGAGCCTGAAAAGTACCAGTCTGTATTTAGTGCATACATCAAAAAGGGTATTGATGCCGATAACCTTGAGCAGTTGTACAAAAAGGTTCATGCGGCTATCCGTGCTGATCCCAGCTCAAAGAAATCCGAGAAGCAGCCTCCTAAGGAACACAAGAGGTCTGTCATTCTTTTTCTGTTATCTAATTTTCCCGGcgatttatatcgtggaccctggtccacagtgcactattGACCCTGGTccaatatatagaattttaCTTCATAAAGTACAGAATTCATGCTCATAATGCACATTATTATATAGCTGAGGACACAAAcatttaacataatacacaaaattcatgttcattatatcgtgtttatgtgtgtgtattatgaacataaattttgtgcattatgaacatgagtTTTGTAtcttatgaagtcaaattctgtgtattaatctagggtccacgatataactatTGAATTTTCCCAAACGAGCAATTGTTGATTACATATAtggaccctagtccacgatataacgattgagtTTTCCCAAACAAGCAATTGTTGATTACATATGGTTATAACGAGAGTGGTTATTCACATGTTCATTGGTTTACTTGATGCAGGTACAACCTTAAGAAGCTAACTTATGAAGAGAGGAGAGCTCGTTTGATCGAGAGACTGAATGCCCTAAATGCTGCTGCTGGAAGAGATGAcgacgatgatgatgaggatgacgaTGAGTGAACAACATACCCAAAATCATGAAACCATAGTTGCATCTTAATTTCTGAGTATTTTCACCTGCGTATGTTACAATCTACCCCGAATGTAGTCTTTTATGGAGATTTATTAGTTTATGAGGAAGGTGTTGAGTTTTTACCGACATGATGTTTCATCTTGACATTGCTAGTACAATGATTTTCAATGATCTTGATTTATTTTGAACTAAATAGAACCCTTCGATTTTATTCTCATGAATCGTAAGTTTCTAATATGTAGTCATGAGTATTTGCCAGTCTTGCATTTAATCATTTGATGTATTTATCCTAGTTTTCAATCGACGATGGTAGTAACGGGTTTAACTTCGATTTTTCTGCGTTAAAATTTTCTGTAATCTAATTTGGAATATCATTATGGAACAATACACACTGTatgttttttttgagtactactgactctgttcctatgtagtatctgtttataactactttctcaacctactaaagtaCGAATTAATAATTGTCTTCATTGAGATTCAAACTCACTCCTATTatatgtgggagtgtaaatcgagaCACCGAGtaccactagatcacaagaccacaaggtctttagcaacAGTACCCCTTGATGGGAAAGTATCAAACAATCTCTCTACAACAAAAGTTGCTTTGTCAAGGAAAATTCCTTTAATTCCCCAATTGAGTACTATATAGTATCTACCAAAACATGGATAAAGTGGTGAGACAGAGGTTTCGTACGATGCCTTGAAACATATAGGAGTATGTCTTTTGCCTACTTCTATAGTTCTATAAGTTCTCTCCATATCCTTTTGAATTTTGACGGAACCTCAAGCTAAAATGACCAAAAACACCCTCATTTTCCCTCCATGCGAGGGGCAATTcaagtaaataaaatatacatgaCAAGCCATGATATCatcactaaaataataataaaaaaaatatttgacgGACAAAGACACAAGATAGTGTCGAGAATTACATCTaatatgatgagatccttgtaaATGTTAGACACTAAAATTCTTTCACAACTATTGATTTATCGTAATT contains the following coding sequences:
- the LOC116005118 gene encoding 60S ribosomal protein L5-like — protein: MAFIKVQKTRAYFKRFQVKFKRRREGKTDYRARNRLINQDKNKYNTPKYRFVVRFTNKDIIAQIVSASIAGDMILASAYAHELPRYGLEVGLTNYAAAYCTGLLLARRLLQKLEMAEEYEGNVEATGEDYSVEPGESRMPFRALLDVGLIRTTTGNRVFGALKGALDGGIDIPHSDKRFAGFSKDSKQLDAEVHRKYIYGGHVAAYMRNLIEDEPEKYQSVFSAYIKKGIDADNLEQLYKKVHAAIRADPSSKKSEKQPPKEHKRYNLKKLTYEERRARLIERLNALNAAAGRDDDDDDEDDDE